The region GTCTTTAAGAAATCTCTTGCCGCTTAGGCGAGCGGGGTGAAGTTTTTCTCGGATTTCTATACTGACATTATGATTAGGTTCGCTATGCTCGGAGGCAACAAAGGCAAAGCCTATTCCTCTATCTAAGGTGGGTGAAAAGACGCCGCTGCTCATTGAACCTATCTTTACTCCATCTATTAGCACTGGATAGCCTTCGCGAGGGACAATGCGTGTCTCCATAACAATTCCAACACTCTTACGTTTAAGCCCATCAGCACGCACCTGATTGATGACATCTGAACCAATAAATTGCTTGTTCTTGGAAACCACCCAGCCCAAACCTGCTTCGATTGGGT is a window of bacterium DNA encoding:
- a CDS encoding glycine cleavage T C-terminal barrel domain-containing protein, which produces TGEDGFELIMAANDAPIVWQALIDAGAVACGLAARDVLRVEAGLPLYGHELTSEINPIEAGLGWVVSKNKQFIGSDVINQVRADGLKRKSVGIVMETRIVPREGYPVLIDGVKIGSMSSGVFSPTLDRGIGFAFVASEHSEPNHNVSIEIREKLHPARLSGKRFLKDT